Proteins from one Coregonus clupeaformis isolate EN_2021a chromosome 25, ASM2061545v1, whole genome shotgun sequence genomic window:
- the LOC121539145 gene encoding mitogen-activated protein kinase kinase kinase 7-like, which produces MLETPPGYPFEEIEYEDIEVEEVVGRGTFGVVFKAKWKGKDVAIKTIESESERKAFVVELRQLSRVNHPNIVKLYGSCDNPVCLVMEYAEGGSLYNVLHGAEPLPQYSASHTMSWCLQCAQGVSYLHAMKPKALIHRDLKPPNLLLVQGGTVLKICDFGTACDIQTHMTNNKGSAAWMAPEVFEGSNYSEKCDVFSWGIILWEVITRRKPFDEIGGSAFCIMWAVHRGTRPPLIKDLPEPIENLMTHCWDKDPAQRPSMEEVKHTMASLMKYFPESDEPLQYPHQCPGNSRSGSSSATSTGSYADNTINSYRTESNMEHGTNCQGRDDTLKITEARFPLQFKPSKGGTLRPSLPLSRRASVESLPERERTQSPAPTEFKGQCADQSGLELRVPISPTDMNGLDSSIPMAYLTLDHQLQPLAPFSNSKESMAVFEQHCRMAQEYLKVQTEIALLTQRKKELISELHQDEKEQQNTSRLIQEHTKLFDENKSLSTYFHICKNKLERIQSQQQKS; this is translated from the exons ATGCTTGAGACACCTCCTGGATATCCCTTCGAAGAGATAGAATATGAGGACATAGAAGTTGAAGAG GTTGTTGGCAGAGGAACATTTGGAGTTGTATTTAAGGCCAAATGGAAAGGCAAAGATGTTGCCATCAAGACCATAGAGAGCGAATCTGAGAGGAAAGCTTTTGTAGTAGAG CTCCGCCAGCTTTCTAGAGTAAATCACCCAAATATTGTGAAGCTCTATGGCTCATGTGATAATCCA GTGTGTCTTGTTATGGAATATGCTGAGGGTGGCTCCTTATACAATG TGCTGCATGGAGCTGAGCCCCTGCCCCAGTACAGTGCATCCCACACTATGAGCTGGTGTCTGCAGTGTGCTCAGGGGGTATCCTATCTCCACGCCATGAAACCCAAGGCCCTCATTCACAGAGACCTCAAACCACCCAA TCTGCTGCTTGTACAGGGTGGCACAGTGTTGAAGATCTGTGACTTTGGGACAGCCTGTGACATCCAGACACACATGACCAACAACAAAGGAAGTGCAGCGTGGATGGCACCAGAAGTGTTTGAAG GCAGTAACTACAGTGAGAAGTGTGATGTGTTCAGCTGGGGCATCATCCTGTGGGAGGTGATCACTCGTAGAAAACCCTTTGACGAGATTGGAGGATCGGCCTTCTGCATCATGTGGGCCGTGCACAGAG GGACTCGGCCCCCCCTGATAAAGGACCTCCCGGAGCCCATAGAGAATCTGATGACACACTGCTGGGACAAAGACCCTGCCCAGAGGCCCTCCATGGAGGAGGTCAAGCACACCATGGCAAGCCTCATGAAG TACTTCCCAGAGTCTGATGAGCCTCTCCAGTACCCTCACCAGTGTCCAGGCAACAGTAGGAGTGGCTCCTCCTCAGCCACAAGCACAG GTTCCTATGCAGACAACACTATCAACAGCTACAGAACTGAAAGCAACATGGAACACGGAACAAACTGTCAAGGGAGAGATGACACCCTGAAAATCACTGAAGCTAGATTTCCACTTCAGTTCAAACCATCAAAG GGGGGTACATTACGCCCCAGCCTGCCCTTGTCCAGAAGGGCTAGTGTGGAAAGCCTGCCTGAGCGTGAGCGTACCCAGAGTCCTGCCCCCACTGAGTTCAAAGGGCAATGTGCTGACCAATCGGGGCTAGAGCTGAGGGTGCCTATCAGTCCCACAG ATATGAATGGCTTGGACAGCTCCATCCCCATGGCTTATCTGACACTGGATCACCAGCTGCAG CCCCTGGCCCCGTTCTCTAACTCCAAAGAGTCCATGGCTGTGTTTGAGCAGCACTGCAGAATGGCCCAGGAGTACCTTAAAGTGCAGACTGAAATCGCCCTGCTCACCCAAAGAAA GAAGGAGCTGATCTCTGAGCTGCACCAGGATGAGAAGGAGCAGCAGAACACGTCCCGTCTGATTCAGGAGCACACCAAACTGTTTGACGAGAACAAGAGTCTCTCCACCTACTTCCACATTTGTAAGAACAAGCTGGAGCGGATCCAGAGTCAGCAACAGAAGAGTTAG